The Psychrosphaera ytuae genome includes a region encoding these proteins:
- the asd gene encoding archaetidylserine decarboxylase (Phosphatidylserine decarboxylase is synthesized as a single chain precursor. Generation of the pyruvoyl active site from a Ser is coupled to cleavage of a Gly-Ser bond between the larger (beta) and smaller (alpha chains). It is an integral membrane protein.): protein MKFDNLKLAFQYALPKHGVSKLVGYLAKAKLGFVTTFFVKSFIKAYDINMDEAKNPDPKHYDTFNNFFTRALADGVRPIVEGDDKVAHPVDGAVSQLGPIEDGRLVQAKNHYYTTLELLGGYQELADKFIGGDFACIYLAPSDYHRLHMPVDGQLTDMVYVPGEAFSVNPLTAQNVPNLFARNERVVAMFDTKIGPMAMVLVGATIVRSIETVWAGEITPPRGRDVTRWEYPAEGDKAVFLEKGEEMGRFKLGSTVVCLFGKDAIKFKEDLEAGSKTRMGECFADVLNPESSTETPNDTSSES from the coding sequence GTGAAATTTGATAATTTAAAACTGGCCTTTCAATACGCCCTACCAAAACATGGTGTGTCTAAGTTAGTCGGCTATCTTGCAAAAGCCAAACTTGGTTTTGTCACGACGTTTTTTGTTAAAAGTTTTATTAAAGCCTACGACATCAACATGGATGAGGCTAAAAACCCAGATCCAAAACACTACGATACATTTAACAACTTCTTTACTCGTGCTTTAGCCGATGGCGTTCGTCCAATTGTTGAAGGTGATGACAAGGTCGCTCACCCTGTTGATGGTGCCGTTAGCCAATTAGGCCCTATTGAAGATGGTCGTTTGGTTCAAGCCAAAAACCACTATTACACAACTCTAGAGTTATTAGGTGGTTACCAAGAATTAGCAGATAAGTTTATCGGTGGTGATTTTGCGTGTATTTACTTAGCGCCAAGTGATTACCACCGCCTACACATGCCTGTTGATGGTCAGTTAACGGACATGGTTTACGTACCTGGCGAAGCGTTTTCTGTTAACCCTTTAACGGCTCAAAACGTACCTAACTTGTTTGCTCGCAACGAACGTGTTGTTGCTATGTTCGATACCAAAATCGGCCCAATGGCAATGGTATTAGTTGGTGCAACTATCGTGCGTAGCATCGAAACCGTTTGGGCTGGTGAAATCACCCCACCTCGAGGCCGTGACGTGACCCGCTGGGAATACCCTGCCGAAGGCGACAAAGCAGTATTCCTAGAAAAAGGCGAAGAAATGGGTCGCTTTAAACTTGGTTCAACGGTCGTTTGCCTATTCGGTAAAGACGCGATTAAATTTAAAGAAGACTTAGAAGCAGGCTCTAAGACTCGAATGGGTGAATGTTTTGCTGACGTGTTAAACCCTGAGTCTAGCACTGAGACTCCAAACGACACTTCATCTGAGTCTTAA
- a CDS encoding DUF3016 domain-containing protein, producing the protein MKNTKLLLILGITLGLVAPIQAGEIKAEWKEPKEFRDLRAADGFDKRFHKKFIEDFDKFFAKVQSELPEDVKVEFKFTDVDLAGRIDFGSSFDRVRLVEHQYWPRMEFEVVMYKGNNKVYQDTVSVKDMAFMDRAPAIQYRSFGYEKRMLKEWIDSELTDKLAQYEKSQNNVMENG; encoded by the coding sequence ATGAAAAATACAAAACTTTTATTAATTTTGGGTATTACGCTTGGTTTGGTGGCCCCGATACAAGCGGGCGAAATAAAAGCCGAGTGGAAAGAACCTAAGGAGTTTCGTGATCTTCGTGCCGCGGACGGATTCGACAAGCGGTTTCACAAGAAGTTTATTGAGGACTTCGATAAATTTTTTGCCAAAGTACAAAGTGAATTACCTGAAGACGTGAAGGTTGAATTTAAGTTTACGGATGTTGATCTAGCTGGTCGAATTGATTTTGGTAGCAGTTTTGACCGAGTTCGCTTGGTAGAGCATCAATACTGGCCGCGAATGGAATTTGAAGTTGTTATGTACAAAGGCAACAACAAAGTCTATCAAGACACTGTTTCAGTCAAAGACATGGCCTTTATGGACCGAGCTCCTGCTATCCAATATCGCAGTTTCGGATACGAAAAGAGAATGTTAAAAGAATGGATAGACTCAGAGCTAACTGACAAGCTGGCTCAATACGAAAAAAGTCAGAATAACGTAATGGAAAATGGCTAG
- the epmA gene encoding elongation factor P--(R)-beta-lysine ligase produces MSWQPSAPLENLKLRAQLLRSIREFFNERDVLEVETPLLSQGTVTDVHLEPFVTPFDYHVSGQPQNHYLQTSPEFAMKRLLAAGSGPIYQITKAFRNEAAGRFHNPEFSMLEWYRPGFDDQQLMDEVADLVVRVLGVPSVKRVSYQQAFIQFLNIDPFAISFSQLQAFTLERYQDQWVKDETDKDVLLQWLFSDIIEPQLGISEGAALPCFVFDFPSSQASLAKINQRNPNVAHRFELYFKGIELANGFYELQDATEQRRRFEKDNQMRQKLGREQRPIDELFIDALSHGLPDCSGVALGVDRLLMCQLNAQHINQVISFDQPRC; encoded by the coding sequence ATGTCTTGGCAGCCCTCTGCGCCACTCGAAAACTTAAAACTCCGTGCCCAGCTACTCCGCTCTATTCGTGAGTTTTTTAATGAGCGAGACGTTTTAGAAGTAGAAACTCCGTTGTTGAGCCAAGGTACAGTAACAGATGTCCACCTTGAGCCTTTTGTGACGCCGTTTGACTACCACGTTTCGGGACAACCTCAAAACCACTATTTACAAACGTCTCCAGAGTTTGCGATGAAGCGTCTTTTGGCTGCTGGCTCTGGTCCTATTTACCAAATTACCAAAGCGTTTCGCAACGAAGCGGCTGGTCGTTTTCACAATCCAGAATTTAGTATGCTGGAGTGGTACCGTCCTGGGTTTGACGATCAGCAACTGATGGACGAGGTTGCTGATTTAGTTGTCCGTGTTTTAGGTGTACCTTCAGTCAAACGAGTCAGCTATCAACAAGCCTTTATTCAGTTTTTGAATATTGATCCATTTGCTATTTCGTTTTCACAACTTCAGGCTTTTACGTTAGAGCGCTATCAAGACCAATGGGTGAAAGACGAAACCGACAAAGACGTGCTTTTACAATGGCTGTTTAGCGATATTATTGAGCCTCAGCTTGGTATCTCAGAGGGTGCGGCACTGCCATGTTTTGTATTTGACTTTCCGTCTAGCCAAGCGAGTTTAGCCAAAATAAATCAGCGCAATCCTAACGTCGCGCACCGTTTCGAACTCTATTTCAAGGGTATTGAGTTAGCCAATGGTTTTTATGAGTTACAAGACGCTACAGAGCAACGCAGGCGTTTTGAAAAAGACAACCAAATGAGACAGAAGTTAGGCCGTGAGCAACGACCTATTGATGAATTATTTATTGATGCACTGTCCCATGGTTTACCCGACTGCAGTGGGGTGGCGTTGGGCGTCGACCGCTTGTTGATGTGCCAGCTCAACGCCCAGCACATCAATCAAGTTATCAGTTTTGATCAGCCGCGTTGCTGA
- the epmB gene encoding EF-P beta-lysylation protein EpmB: protein MNRMIQQAILSVESQSQKEWQKELKHSFTRLSDLLAYLNLDPELAQGNDDARQLFAMRAPKPYVDLMEKGNPNDPLLLQVMPHQQEFVQTPGYVADPLEEHQAELPGLLHKYKSRVLIMFKTGCAVNCRYCFRRHFPYEDNAVNKQQLKQHLDYIANHPEINEVILSGGDPLMAKDSHLQWFINELEAINHVTRLRIHSRLPVVIPSRITPELCELLKQTRLNTVMVYHINHSREISARLRQVTAELKQSGVTVLNQAVLLKGINDNLEQQVALHEVSFDAGILPYYLHVFDKVQGAAHFDLGDETVKALYQDMLKALPGFLVPKLVREIGGEASKTPIHPF from the coding sequence GTGAACCGAATGATACAACAAGCAATCCTTTCTGTTGAGTCCCAAAGCCAAAAAGAGTGGCAAAAAGAATTGAAACACAGTTTCACTCGGCTATCAGACTTGCTTGCTTACTTGAATTTAGACCCAGAATTGGCACAAGGCAATGACGATGCCCGTCAATTATTTGCGATGCGTGCACCCAAACCTTATGTTGATTTAATGGAAAAAGGCAATCCGAACGATCCACTATTGCTACAAGTGATGCCCCACCAGCAGGAATTTGTCCAAACACCAGGTTATGTCGCCGACCCTTTAGAAGAGCACCAAGCCGAACTGCCAGGCTTATTGCACAAGTATAAATCTCGAGTCTTAATCATGTTTAAGACAGGATGTGCAGTTAACTGCCGTTATTGCTTTCGTCGTCACTTTCCATACGAAGATAACGCTGTTAACAAGCAACAGTTAAAGCAACACCTAGATTATATTGCTAACCATCCAGAAATTAATGAAGTGATCTTAAGCGGTGGCGACCCATTGATGGCCAAAGACAGTCACTTGCAGTGGTTTATTAACGAACTTGAAGCCATTAACCACGTTACGCGATTGCGAATTCACAGTCGCTTACCTGTTGTGATCCCATCGCGAATCACACCTGAGCTGTGTGAGTTACTCAAGCAGACCCGACTTAATACCGTTATGGTTTACCATATCAATCATTCACGTGAGATTTCAGCGCGACTCAGACAAGTCACAGCTGAGCTAAAACAATCAGGCGTGACTGTACTCAACCAAGCCGTCTTGCTAAAAGGCATAAACGATAACCTAGAGCAACAAGTTGCATTACACGAAGTGAGTTTTGACGCGGGGATCTTGCCTTATTACTTACACGTCTTTGATAAAGTCCAAGGCGCAGCTCATTTTGATTTAGGCGACGAGACAGTTAAGGCTTTGTATCAAGACATGCTTAAGGCCCTACCGGGATTTTTGGTACCTAAGCTGGTGAGAGAAATAGGCGGCGAGGCCAGTAAAACCCCGATCCACCCATTTTAG
- a CDS encoding glycerophosphodiester phosphodiesterase → MLIFAHRGESALHPENSKVALSHCNDEGMDGLEIDLFETESDFVVFHDRWLTRLLNIDKKVSDLTEYDLDAIKGNDGESIPNLAWLIEYCAPYKFTLNIEIKGLKSVTRFEQALMSLCEKFSFDRRRLLISSFNHRYLQTISKHLPDLKLGLLLAINPIDISTLLNDFPIYSVHLDMDCIDESIINDIHEQNKKVFVFTVDHADEISWLFRAGVDGIFANHPRQAHNIVNQLKLG, encoded by the coding sequence ATGTTGATTTTTGCACATCGGGGTGAATCAGCGCTGCACCCAGAAAATTCAAAAGTAGCCTTGTCCCATTGTAATGACGAAGGGATGGATGGGCTTGAGATTGATTTGTTTGAAACAGAGTCCGATTTTGTGGTGTTTCACGATCGCTGGCTAACTCGTCTACTTAATATCGACAAAAAAGTATCCGACCTAACCGAGTACGACTTAGATGCTATTAAAGGAAATGATGGAGAGTCGATTCCAAATTTAGCTTGGTTAATTGAGTATTGCGCTCCCTATAAATTTACCCTCAATATAGAGATAAAAGGCTTAAAGTCAGTCACTCGTTTTGAGCAAGCCTTAATGTCATTGTGCGAAAAATTTTCCTTTGACCGACGTCGATTGCTGATTTCTTCCTTCAATCACAGATACCTCCAAACTATTTCTAAACACTTACCTGACCTTAAATTGGGACTTTTATTAGCTATAAATCCAATTGATATCAGTACTCTTTTAAATGATTTTCCAATTTATAGTGTGCATTTGGATATGGACTGTATAGATGAGTCTATAATTAACGACATTCATGAGCAAAACAAAAAAGTCTTTGTGTTTACCGTCGATCACGCCGATGAAATATCATGGTTATTTAGAGCCGGTGTCGACGGTATTTTTGCTAACCACCCGCGTCAAGCACACAACATTGTGAATCAACTAAAGCTTGGCTAG
- a CDS encoding prephenate dehydrogenase, which produces MENLINSLEENLKELYRKAIDADAQIDALKAQGHGKFETIFKSDAPFQAEAKKFMPYLEETAEQILAIKNSNLTPAGQKDQIEEVVRKLHLLHTTLSEFKSAVK; this is translated from the coding sequence GTGGAAAACCTTATCAACAGCTTAGAAGAAAATTTAAAAGAGTTATACCGTAAAGCCATCGACGCAGATGCGCAAATAGACGCGTTGAAAGCGCAAGGTCATGGTAAGTTTGAAACCATATTCAAAAGCGACGCGCCTTTTCAGGCCGAAGCAAAAAAGTTTATGCCTTATCTAGAAGAAACAGCTGAGCAAATCTTAGCGATTAAAAATTCGAATCTGACGCCTGCCGGACAAAAAGATCAAATTGAAGAAGTGGTTCGAAAACTTCATTTACTGCATACCACTCTCTCAGAATTTAAATCTGCAGTAAAATAA
- the orn gene encoding oligoribonuclease, with protein MSFSENNLVWVDLEMTGLEPRHDKVLEVATIVTDSELNILAEGPEIAIHQPDEVLDNMDEWCIRQHGKSGLTERCRKSTVTEQQACEMTIDFLKDYVPAGKSPMCGNSICQDRRFMHIHMLTLEEFFHYRNIDVSTVKELARRWNPELVDSYKKKGVHLALEDIRESIEELKRYKEKFFVL; from the coding sequence ATGTCTTTTAGTGAAAATAATCTGGTATGGGTAGATTTGGAGATGACGGGATTAGAGCCTCGTCACGACAAAGTACTTGAAGTTGCAACGATAGTTACGGACAGTGAGCTGAATATTTTGGCTGAAGGCCCAGAGATTGCGATTCATCAGCCAGATGAAGTGTTAGATAACATGGACGAATGGTGTATTCGTCAACACGGTAAATCTGGTTTAACAGAGCGTTGTCGCAAAAGTACTGTGACAGAGCAACAAGCGTGTGAAATGACTATCGACTTTTTAAAAGATTACGTTCCTGCTGGTAAGTCTCCTATGTGTGGTAATAGCATCTGCCAAGATCGCCGTTTTATGCATATTCACATGCTTACCCTTGAAGAGTTTTTCCATTACAGAAATATAGACGTGAGTACAGTTAAAGAATTGGCTCGTCGTTGGAATCCTGAGCTTGTCGACAGCTACAAGAAAAAAGGCGTCCACCTAGCACTTGAAGATATCCGCGAGAGCATCGAAGAGCTCAAGCGCTACAAAGAAAAATTCTTTGTTCTTTAA
- the efp gene encoding elongation factor P, which yields MASFSTNQFKAGLKLMIDGEPCNILENEIVKPGKGQAFNRVKIRKLVSGKVLEKTFKSGESVEGADVMDVDLAYLYSDGEFWHFMNNDTFEQIAADEKAVADSVKWLVENDVCTLTLWNGNPISVAPPNFVELEITETDPGLKGDTAGTGGKPATLTTGAVVRVPLFVQIGEVIRVDTRTGEYVGRAQK from the coding sequence ATGGCTTCATTCAGCACTAACCAATTTAAAGCTGGCCTAAAACTAATGATTGATGGCGAGCCTTGCAACATTTTAGAAAACGAAATCGTTAAACCTGGTAAAGGCCAAGCCTTCAACCGCGTTAAAATCCGTAAGCTAGTAAGCGGTAAAGTCCTAGAAAAAACCTTCAAGTCAGGTGAATCTGTAGAAGGTGCAGACGTAATGGACGTTGATTTAGCTTACTTATACTCTGACGGTGAGTTTTGGCATTTTATGAACAACGACACGTTTGAGCAAATCGCAGCAGACGAAAAAGCCGTTGCAGATAGCGTTAAGTGGTTAGTTGAAAACGACGTTTGTACTCTAACTTTGTGGAATGGTAACCCAATTTCGGTAGCGCCACCTAACTTTGTTGAGTTAGAAATCACCGAAACTGACCCAGGTCTTAAAGGTGATACAGCGGGTACAGGCGGTAAGCCAGCGACATTGACGACAGGTGCGGTAGTTCGTGTTCCTCTATTCGTACAAATTGGTGAAGTTATCCGTGTTGATACTCGTACCGGTGAATACGTAGGTCGTGCTCAAAAGTAA
- the rsgA gene encoding small ribosomal subunit biogenesis GTPase RsgA, with protein MAKQKKLSKSQTRRIKANQSKRLAKAKRANNDVEDVNIDDSLLGGQEFGRIITRYGMHADVEVQKRNVTEQDGSKVLTEQFDQVSDDNNVEIIRCNIRRAVDSLVCGDIVVWRPYKVNNEDFQGVIEAVEPRTSEFVRPDFYDGLKPVAANIDQILIVSALLPDLTPNIIDRYLVAVEQLHIRPIILINKMDLLDETNKDLLEETVKLYTDIGYQVVTLSAKEEEGIEQIQALLKDHVSVFVGQSGVGKSSLVNAILPDVNIETKQVSENSRLGQHTTTASRFYRLQNGGAVIDSPGVREFAMWHLSKDEILAGFVEFSDFVGLCKFRDCSHKNDPGCALKQAVSDGKVSDIRYQSYLRILQTVDDITLRHQPKDEK; from the coding sequence GTGGCAAAACAAAAGAAATTATCTAAATCGCAGACTCGTCGAATTAAAGCAAATCAGAGTAAAAGATTGGCTAAGGCAAAACGCGCCAATAACGACGTAGAGGACGTTAACATAGACGATAGCCTATTAGGCGGTCAGGAGTTTGGTCGGATCATTACTCGGTACGGAATGCACGCTGACGTAGAGGTACAAAAGAGAAATGTCACTGAACAAGATGGCTCTAAAGTACTCACCGAGCAGTTTGACCAGGTCTCTGATGACAACAACGTCGAAATAATTCGATGTAATATCCGCCGTGCAGTCGACTCTTTGGTATGTGGAGATATTGTAGTTTGGCGTCCGTACAAGGTTAATAATGAGGACTTTCAAGGTGTCATTGAAGCCGTCGAGCCTAGAACCAGTGAATTTGTTCGTCCGGACTTTTATGACGGGTTAAAGCCCGTTGCTGCCAATATCGATCAGATCTTAATAGTATCAGCCCTGTTACCTGACTTAACTCCAAACATTATTGATCGTTACCTTGTAGCGGTGGAACAACTTCATATTCGTCCTATCATTTTGATCAACAAAATGGACTTATTGGACGAAACTAATAAAGACTTACTCGAAGAAACCGTAAAACTCTACACCGACATAGGCTATCAGGTTGTCACTCTGTCAGCTAAAGAAGAGGAAGGCATCGAGCAAATTCAAGCTTTATTAAAAGATCACGTTAGTGTCTTTGTCGGTCAATCCGGTGTTGGTAAGTCGTCACTTGTTAATGCGATATTGCCAGACGTCAATATTGAAACAAAACAGGTGTCGGAAAACAGTCGATTAGGCCAACATACAACGACAGCTTCGCGTTTTTATCGCCTCCAAAACGGTGGAGCAGTAATCGACTCACCCGGTGTTCGCGAGTTTGCAATGTGGCACCTTTCCAAAGACGAAATATTGGCTGGATTTGTCGAGTTTAGTGATTTTGTTGGATTGTGTAAGTTTAGAGATTGCAGTCACAAGAACGACCCTGGCTGTGCACTAAAACAAGCGGTAAGCGATGGCAAGGTCAGCGACATTCGGTATCAGAGTTATTTGCGAATTTTACAAACCGTAGATGACATCACCTTACGCCACCAGCCAAAAGACGAAAAATAG
- a CDS encoding DMT family transporter, with amino-acid sequence MSGLLQLHLGVLLLGGAGLFAKLIDLPALDMIGYRGFLSAAFLALVLYFGKHSLKITSLRDLGIALLVGSLAAVHWVTYFYAIQVTTVATAMLALFTYPMMTVFIEPIFRRTLPDKKDVLLGLAVLLGVAMLFPDLWFGESQLSDEYLIGVGAGLLSALCFALRNVLVQHKFGHYNGGQSMFFQFLITGLLLLPFISVPATDLTADSIWKLVLFSVVFSACAHALFVSAIGHTGAKTAALVACLQPVYGICFAFLILAEAPALATIGGGSIILAAAMYETVSSKKSSKNAQSTVSNK; translated from the coding sequence ATGTCAGGACTTCTTCAGCTTCACCTAGGTGTTTTACTCTTAGGTGGAGCCGGCTTATTTGCCAAACTCATTGACCTTCCAGCTCTAGACATGATTGGCTATCGAGGCTTTTTGTCAGCAGCTTTTTTGGCTCTAGTTTTGTATTTTGGCAAACACTCTCTCAAAATAACTAGCCTTCGTGATTTGGGTATTGCTCTGTTGGTTGGCTCTTTAGCTGCTGTACATTGGGTAACGTATTTTTACGCCATTCAAGTTACGACTGTAGCTACCGCTATGTTGGCACTTTTTACCTACCCAATGATGACGGTGTTTATTGAACCTATATTTAGGCGCACACTTCCAGACAAAAAAGACGTGTTACTGGGTTTAGCAGTACTGTTAGGTGTGGCTATGTTATTTCCAGACCTTTGGTTTGGTGAATCGCAACTCTCTGATGAATACCTAATTGGTGTGGGCGCTGGGTTATTATCTGCCCTTTGTTTTGCGCTGCGCAATGTGCTCGTCCAACACAAATTTGGTCACTATAATGGTGGTCAGTCTATGTTTTTCCAATTTTTGATAACGGGCCTATTGTTGTTGCCATTTATCTCTGTTCCGGCCACTGACTTAACTGCGGACAGTATTTGGAAACTCGTTTTGTTTTCCGTTGTTTTTTCGGCTTGTGCTCATGCCTTATTTGTCTCGGCCATTGGTCACACAGGTGCAAAAACTGCGGCATTAGTCGCATGCCTACAGCCGGTATATGGCATCTGCTTTGCGTTTTTAATTCTTGCTGAAGCACCAGCTCTTGCTACTATTGGTGGTGGAAGCATTATTTTAGCTGCGGCAATGTATGAGACTGTTTCTAGTAAAAAATCTAGTAAAAACGCTCAAAGTACCGTTTCTAACAAATAA
- a CDS encoding hybrid sensor histidine kinase/response regulator, translated as MIVAPLHPNEKDRLRKLYEYDILDTEAEQAFDDLTSLASEICGTPISLISLVDPDRQWFKSKIGLEANETERDIAFCSHAVLQDEIFEVEDASKDERFADNPLVTGSPDIRFYAGMPLKSPEGLPIGTLCVIDKKPNKLNDHQRKALAILSREVIGQLELRLKTKRLEHANQQKTEFLSNMSHEIRTPLNAIIGFTEILLADKSSYLKNDKAIQYMESIDFSGKHLLSMINAVLDLSKIEAGKMDLEPAAINLVDTMDNLLQMLRVKAEQQGINIQHVHESDSQYDTWIDSGKFSQVIINLVNNAIKFSSPNSTIVISLHVENDELKLEIVDQGIGISKDNLAKIFDKYHQVSKSGTHGTGLGLSITKGLVELMGGRISIESEEGVGTAVTILLPLQSIPESSLVTEDKAELDIAAGLNVLVVEDNKINQILAKAMLENQACLVDVADDGLSGVDKATKGSFDLILMDINLPDISGLEAAERIKKHNPNANIVALTADIFVKDPNGLFNEKLTKPMTLEPLKATLHKTSQLIQQRG; from the coding sequence ATGATTGTTGCACCTCTTCATCCAAATGAAAAAGATCGGCTCAGAAAATTGTACGAATACGATATTCTTGATACGGAAGCCGAGCAAGCATTCGACGATCTTACCTCGCTTGCTTCTGAAATCTGCGGTACGCCGATTTCACTAATCAGCTTAGTAGACCCAGACAGGCAGTGGTTTAAAAGTAAAATCGGCTTAGAAGCGAATGAAACTGAACGAGATATCGCCTTTTGTAGCCATGCCGTATTACAAGATGAAATATTTGAAGTTGAAGACGCAAGTAAGGACGAGCGCTTTGCCGATAATCCTCTTGTCACAGGCTCTCCTGACATTCGTTTTTATGCTGGAATGCCATTAAAGTCACCCGAGGGCCTCCCCATTGGTACTCTTTGCGTAATCGATAAAAAGCCTAATAAGTTAAACGACCACCAACGAAAAGCTTTAGCCATTCTCAGCAGAGAAGTCATCGGCCAACTCGAGTTACGGTTAAAAACGAAACGACTCGAACACGCTAATCAACAAAAAACTGAGTTTTTGTCGAATATGTCCCATGAGATTCGAACGCCGCTCAATGCCATCATTGGGTTTACAGAGATCTTATTGGCAGATAAATCGAGCTACCTTAAAAACGACAAAGCTATCCAATATATGGAGAGCATTGATTTTAGTGGTAAGCATTTACTTTCTATGATTAATGCCGTACTAGATTTGAGCAAAATTGAAGCCGGTAAAATGGACCTAGAACCCGCAGCGATTAATTTGGTCGATACCATGGACAATCTACTGCAAATGCTTCGAGTAAAGGCTGAACAGCAAGGCATTAACATTCAACACGTCCATGAGTCTGACAGCCAATATGACACTTGGATTGACTCAGGAAAATTCTCTCAAGTAATTATCAATCTAGTGAACAATGCGATTAAGTTTTCCTCGCCAAACTCTACGATTGTGATTTCGCTTCATGTGGAAAATGATGAGTTAAAGCTTGAAATTGTTGACCAAGGAATTGGGATCAGTAAGGACAACCTTGCCAAGATCTTTGACAAATACCATCAAGTATCAAAAAGCGGGACGCATGGTACCGGGTTAGGGTTGAGTATCACCAAAGGACTCGTCGAGCTAATGGGTGGAAGGATTTCAATTGAGAGTGAAGAAGGTGTCGGCACGGCGGTCACCATATTATTACCTCTACAAAGTATCCCTGAATCATCATTAGTGACAGAAGATAAAGCCGAGCTCGATATCGCAGCGGGACTAAATGTCTTAGTGGTTGAAGACAATAAAATAAATCAAATACTAGCCAAGGCTATGTTAGAAAATCAGGCATGCTTAGTAGACGTGGCCGACGACGGCCTAAGCGGGGTCGATAAGGCAACTAAAGGTTCGTTTGATTTAATTCTGATGGATATTAATTTACCGGACATTTCTGGGCTTGAAGCTGCAGAACGTATTAAAAAGCACAATCCAAACGCCAATATTGTCGCTCTTACGGCTGATATTTTTGTTAAAGATCCCAATGGCTTATTTAACGAAAAGCTCACCAAGCCAATGACATTAGAACCACTAAAAGCGACACTTCACAAAACAAGTCAGCTAATTCAGCAACGCGGCTGA
- a CDS encoding dUTP diphosphatase — protein sequence MQQQLLTMLTMQDDMNTKVHPQWREQGFEWHRAIWVELAEMLDHYGWKWWKHQQPDIEQVHLELIDIFHFGLSARLVTGQPVADIANEIQAELANPKAAPSFAETIEQMVANTLATKGFDVASFAALMAQTELSFDELFRHYVGKNVLNFFRQDHGYKTGEYIKIWNGKEDNEVLMDVLRTTDATATDFKELVYAGLKQAYPTA from the coding sequence ATGCAACAACAATTATTAACCATGCTAACAATGCAAGACGATATGAATACCAAGGTACACCCTCAGTGGCGTGAACAAGGGTTTGAGTGGCACCGTGCTATTTGGGTCGAGCTGGCAGAAATGTTAGACCACTATGGTTGGAAATGGTGGAAGCATCAACAACCAGATATCGAGCAAGTACACCTTGAGTTAATTGATATCTTCCATTTTGGTTTGAGTGCGCGTTTGGTGACAGGACAACCCGTTGCGGATATCGCCAACGAGATTCAAGCTGAGCTGGCAAACCCAAAAGCGGCCCCAAGCTTTGCCGAAACAATCGAACAAATGGTTGCCAATACGCTAGCAACTAAAGGTTTTGATGTTGCTTCATTCGCTGCTTTAATGGCGCAGACCGAACTTAGCTTTGATGAGCTGTTCCGTCACTACGTAGGCAAAAACGTCCTTAACTTCTTCCGTCAGGATCACGGCTACAAAACAGGTGAATATATTAAGATCTGGAATGGCAAAGAAGACAACGAAGTATTGATGGATGTATTGCGCACGACAGATGCGACGGCTACTGATTTCAAAGAATTAGTATACGCTGGTCTTAAACAAGCGTATCCGACAGCGTAA